The window TGATCAGCTGCCATGGCCATAACGAAGACAGAAGCGCCCAGCGCATCATCCAGGAATTGGAGCAAGGCCGCAGCATTGCCTATGTGAGCGACGCAGGAACCCCGGGTATCAGCGACCCCGGCACCGTTCTGGTCCGCCGGGTACGGCAGGCAGGATTCCCGGTGGTACCCATACCCGGGGCGAGCGCCCTGACGAGTATTGCATCGGTCAGCGGATTTTCCGGAAGGCGGCTCATTTTTGACGGATTCCTGTCGCCAAAGGCCGGGCGGAGAAAAAAACAGCTACAGGAACTTCTGAATACGGGCGACAATTGTATTATCTACGAATCGCCCTTTAGGATCGTAAAGCTCCTGGGTGATTTAGCGGATTTGGATCCCGAACGGCCGGTTGTCATCGGCCGGGAGCTTACAAAAAGTTTCGAGGAGATTCTCGGTGCTACCGCCCGGGAGGCCTTTGAAGATTTTGCCAGCCGTAGTACAATAAAGGGTGAGTTTGCACTGGTTATATCCGGTTCAAGCCCTTCGGTTGAGGATGGGAACGAAAACGCTTAACTTTTGCCTAGTAGTTGCCGATAGTGTTAGTGAGAAAGGAAGGATGTAGAATGAGTATCGAGCGTCTTGGTCCATTAGATCCCATATCTACGTACAACAAAAACCAGAAGACTCAACGGGTACAGCGGGAGAACCAATCCGATTCGGTGTCGGTTTCCAACGAGGCCCGTACGAAGGCTGAGCTCTTAAAGCTTGACCGGGCGGTGCGCGAGGCCGATGATATCCGGGCTGACAAGGTTGACGAGATAAAAAAGAAACTCCAGGATCCTTCCTATATTGATGAAAAGATGATCGACGAGGTGGCTGACCGCTTACTGGAACTCTTCGGTATCGAGTAACCCCGACAGCAGAATGATTCGACAAGTTGTTCGTGAATGCGTACAATACAAAGGAGGCCCTGAGCCTCCTTTTTTCATATGGCAGTCATACCGGCAACCGGCAAGACCCTGTTGCGCCGGTGTTCCGTTTTTGTTTCTAAGAAATGGTATTGGTACCCAGCAAGGAGGCAGTTGATTCATGTCCTTTTCTACCCTCGAATTACCTGCAGGCATTGTATTCGGCACAGACGCCCTCCTGAGTGCCGGTCCCCGAGCGGCCGCCCGGGGGAATAGGGCTGTCATCGTTACCGAGCCGGCCATGCAGACCGAGGATCACCTCCAGCGTCTTCGGGAGATTCTCGATGAATCCGGGGTTGATTCCATCGTGTACAGCGAGTTGCCCCCGGGGGTAAGTACCGTGGCGGGGGAGGAGGCGGCGTCCCTGATTACCGCAAGCAAACCCCAGACCGTTATCGGGTTGGGGGGCATGCGGGT of the Spirochaeta lutea genome contains:
- a CDS encoding flagellar biosynthesis anti-sigma factor FlgM, with the translated sequence MSIERLGPLDPISTYNKNQKTQRVQRENQSDSVSVSNEARTKAELLKLDRAVREADDIRADKVDEIKKKLQDPSYIDEKMIDEVADRLLELFGIE
- the rsmI gene encoding 16S rRNA (cytidine(1402)-2'-O)-methyltransferase; this encodes MAQLFIVGTPIGNLGDITIRALEVLRSVDIIAAEDTRHSLRLLNHYTISKPMISCHGHNEDRSAQRIIQELEQGRSIAYVSDAGTPGISDPGTVLVRRVRQAGFPVVPIPGASALTSIASVSGFSGRRLIFDGFLSPKAGRRKKQLQELLNTGDNCIIYESPFRIVKLLGDLADLDPERPVVIGRELTKSFEEILGATAREAFEDFASRSTIKGEFALVISGSSPSVEDGNENA